One Vigna unguiculata cultivar IT97K-499-35 chromosome 11, ASM411807v1, whole genome shotgun sequence DNA window includes the following coding sequences:
- the LOC114169478 gene encoding uncharacterized protein LOC114169478 has product MATGGTGSAISFSGSPCITSEKLNGQNYLSWSAAVEMWFLGQGHHEHLEKDGSHVPSEKAEQWKQADFKLCALLWQSVEPRLLMSLRAFKTCHSFWKRTQNIYANDIQRLYDSANKLASMKMTNHDMMSFMNDAQAAVEELRMFLEVDSLDEMKKKLDKYYMVMILRAIHPDFNHIRDQLLTSHEVPSMETLISRMIRVPTLQTPETLAVMEPSVMVATRGRGGRGTREGGRGGRGRPQCTYCKRMGHTQENCYTLHGFPAKTANVSQAETTDSKFTEDEYQEYLRLKSNSLAQSSQAPSTSTVCISQSMEGHNSWVIDSGASDHISGAWLGETDWRRI; this is encoded by the exons ATGGCCACTGGAGGAACTGGGAGTGCTATTTCATTCTCCGGAAGCCCCTGCATTACGTCCGAGAAACTAAATGGCCAAAATTACTTATCTTGGTCCGCTGCCGTCGAGATGTGGTTTCTCGGTCAAGGACACCACGAACACCTTGAAAAAGATGGCAGCCACGTACCCTCTGAAAAAGCTGAACAGTGGAAACAAGCGGATTTCAAACTATGTGCTCTATTGTGGCAGTCGGTGGAACCACGACTTTTGATGTCCCTACGGGCCTTCAAAACTTGCCACTCGTTTTGGAAGCGAACTCAGAATATCTATGCAAATGATATTCAACGCCTCTATGATTCGGCGAACAAGTTGGCATCTATGAAAATGACTAACCATGATATGATGTCATTCATGAATGACGCTCAAGCTGCTGTGGAAGAACTTCGAATGTTCTTGGAAGTCGACTCTCtagatgaaatgaagaaaaagcttGACAAGTACTATATGGTAATGATCCTCCGCGCTATACACCCAGACTTTAATCATATCCGAGATCAGCTTTTGACCTCTCATGAGGTTCCTTCCATGGAAACTTTGATCTCCCGCATGATACGTGTTCCAACTCTTCAAACTCCAGAAACTCTTGCTGTAATGGAACCATCTGTCATGGTTGCCACCCGAGGAAGAGGAGGTCGTGGAACTCGAGAAGGTGGACGTGGAGGTCGTGGGCGACCTCAGTGTACGTATTGTAAAAGGATGGGTCATACCCAAGAAAACTGCTACACTTTACATGGATTTCCTGCCAAAACAGCCAATGTCTCCCAGGCAGAGACTACTGACTCCAAGTTCACTGAGGACGAGTATCAAGAGTACCTACGCCTCAAATCCAACAGCTTGGCACAATCATCTCAAGCTCCAAGTACATCAACTGTTTGCATCTCTCAATCCATGGAAGGTCACAATTCATGGGTAATTGACTCTGGTGCTTCTGATCACATTTCTG GAGCGTGGCTCGGGGAGACGGATTGGAGAAGGATATGA